The following proteins come from a genomic window of Palaemon carinicauda isolate YSFRI2023 chromosome 12, ASM3689809v2, whole genome shotgun sequence:
- the LOC137651014 gene encoding uncharacterized protein, with protein MRTDKVIQVHRPDKTTKKVSASWASGVNDMRAIRTVWTTLKSLNKNVEKEKLKKTRTTCRGWVTRASKALSDLLESCTTTISQFEYAIKEYDQRRAKLDEVQEAIVIDVAEEELEQLLDEAHEFRTISVQPMIQAEDQIRKLAAAACPGSKAGSISGQSSSRKSDITNVKLPKLELPKFSGEVTHWQSLWDQYNSHIDATDLPVISKFTYLLSLLEGDARNVVKGLVYTSANYQVTCKLLKECYYKPERIIFAHVQALLNGEVNINVSGPKGVAQLWKLRDDILIHIRSLEALGLTGKQCEVFLTPIILSRLPRELRLEWARDDDGHESDLDWLLILLDKEFSRLENSEAFKGKSSSKVKKIENKSSKDKVYSAAALHASSKQENKMCSFCAYKHKSENCYGVLELSGKERGEKMRSLCLCFKCLKSGHMSRDCKARTRCTKCIGAHSTVMCGLRLEMNLKREESEAKEGAVGSDKPGDVALLTGQGGNCHFTNCQSSGEW; from the exons ATGAGGACAGACAAGGTGATACAAGTGCATCGACCAGACAAAACAACGAAAAAAGTATCAGCATCGTGGGCCTCAGGAGTGAACGATATGAGGGCTATAAGAACAGTATGGACCACACTTAAGTCACTGAATAAGAATGTTGAGAAG GAGAAGTTAAAGAAGACAAGGACGACATGTCGAGGGTGGGTGACAAGAGCTTCCAAGGCGCTGAGTGACCTTCTGGAGTCTTGCACCACAACTATTAGTCAATTTGAGTATGCCATCAAGGAATACGACCAGAGACGAGCTAAGTTGGATGAAGTCCAAGAAGCAATAGTAATTGATGTAGCTGAAGAAGAACTAGAACAACTTTTGGATGAAGCCCATGAGTTTAGAACAATAAGTGTGCAGCCTATGATACAAGCTGAAGATCAGATAAGGAAGTTAGCAGCAGCAGCGTGTCCTGGTTCTAAAGCTGGCAGTATAAGTGGACAGTCTTCATCTCGAAAGTCTGATATCACTAATGTCAAGTTACCCAAGCTGGAACTACCAAAGTTTAGTGGTGAAGTGACCCATTGGCAGTCCCTCTGGGATCAATATAATTCCCACATCGATGCAACAGACCTTCCAGTGATCAGTAAGTTCACTTATTTGCTGTCTTTGCTGGAGGGAGATGCCAGGAATGTAGTGAAGGGACTAGTTTATACCAGTGCTAATTACCAGGTTACCTGCAAACTACTGAAGGAATGCTACTACAAGCCAGAAAGGATTATTTTTGCTCATGTCCAGGCATTGTTAAATGGTGAGGTCAACATTAATGTCAGCGGACCCAAGGGTGTGGCACAGCTCTGGAAATTACGAGATGACATTCTAATACACATCCGCAGTTTAGAGGCGCTAGGCCTCACAGGAAAACAATGTGAAGTGTTTCTTACACCTATCATCCTCTCTCGTTTGCCACGTGAACTGCGGCTAGAGTGGGCCAGGGATGATGATGGACATGAGAGTGATTTAGATTGGTTACTGATACTTTTAGACAAGGAATTTTCAAGATTAGAAAATTCTGAAGCCTTTAAGGGAAAAAGTAGTAGTaaagtaaagaaaattgaaaataagagttcTAAAGACAAGGTGTATTCAGCCGCAGCCCTTCATGCTTCGTCCAAGCAAGAAAACAAAATGTGCAGTTTCTGTGCATATAAACACAAATCAGAAAACTGTTATGGTGTGCTAGAATTGAGTGGAAAGGAGCGAGGTGAGAAAATGAGAAGTTTATGTCTGTGTTTCAAGTGTTTGAAGAGTGGACACATGTCAAGAGACTGTAAAGCTCGTACAAGGTGTACAAAGTGTATCGGTGCCCATTCTACCGTAATGTGTGGCCTTAGGCTGGAAATGAACCTAAAGAGGGAGGAAAGTGAAGCAAAGGAAGGTGCTGTTGGCAGTGACAAGCCTGGTGATGTGGCACTTCTAACAGGGCAAGGTGGTAACTGCCATTTTACAAACTGCCAAAGTTCAGGTGAGTGGTAG
- the LOC137651015 gene encoding uncharacterized protein: MVKLEHDKELKKEYQKVFDSYESDHKIEEVPRQEISGVNSVYYMPHRPVVKLSSSITKIRPVFDDSASCYNGVSLNDCLSSGPSLNPDLVEVLICFRRWPNAVTAEIRKAFL, encoded by the coding sequence ATGGTTAAGTTAGAACACGATAAGGAGCTTAAGAAAGAGTATCAAAAAGTGTTTGATAGTTATGAGTCTGATCACAAGATAGAAGAGGTACCAAGGCAGGAAATTTCAGGTGTGAATTCTGTGTACTATATGCCTCATCGTCCAGTAGTTAAGTTAAGTAGTTCAATTACTAAGATAAGACCTGTGTTTGATGACTCTGCCTCTTGTTACAATGGTGTATCATTGAATGACTGTTTGTCCTCAGGCCCATCACTCAACCCTGACTTGGTTGAGGTGCTCATTTGCTTTCGTCGTTGGCCCAATGCTGTTACAGCTGAAATAAGAAAGGCCTTTTTGTAA